TGCAGGCCTGCCAGGCCAATGCCTTGCTCAACGGCGTAAAGCTTGATTACAGCAACGACTTCTTCGCCGAAGCCGACCGTTTCGACCTCATCCTGGTCGCCGACGTGCTCTACGATCGCGCCAACCTGCCGTTGCTCGATGCCTTCCTCAGCCGCGGCCGTCAGGCCCTGGTGGCCGACTCGCGGGTACGCGATTTTCGTCACCCGCTGTACCAGCACTTGGGCGTACTCGAAGCCCTGACCTTGCCTGACCTGGCCGAACCACACGAATTCCGCCGGGTCAGCCTGTACCACGCCAGACGCGAGCCTTTATAGTGGTGCCATTCACTGATTTGCGAGAGTCACGATGAGCCAGCAAACGCCTTACATCTTCGATGCTACCGATGCCAACTTCCAGCAACTGGTGATCGAGAACTCCTTCCACAAACCGGTCCTGGTGGACTTCTGGGCCGAGTGGTGCGCGCCGTGCAAGGCCCTGATGCCGCTGCTGGCCAAGATTGCCGAGGGCTACCAGGGCGAGTTGCTGCTGGCCAAGATCAATTGCGACGTCGAGCAGCAAGTGGTGGCCCAGTTCGGCATTCGCAGCCTGCCGACCGTGGTGCTGTTCAAGGATGGCCAGCCGGTCGACGGTTTCGCCGGTGCGCAGCCGGAGTCGGCGATCCGCGCCATGCTCGAGCCGCATGTGCAGATGCCTGCCGCCCCGGCTGCATCGCCACTGGAGCAGGCCAAGACGCTGTTCGCCGAAAGCCGTTTCGCGGAGGCGGAAGCTGCGCTGCAGCAACTGCTGAGCGAAGACAACAGCAACGCCGAAGCGCTGATCCTGTATGCACGTTGCCTGGCCGAGCGTGGTGAGCTGGGCGAAGCCCAGGTGGTGCTGGACGCGGTCAAGACCGACGAACACAAGGCCGCCCTGGCAGGTGCCAAGGCTCAGCTGACCTTCCTGCGCCAGGCCGCCAGCCTGCCGGAAGTGGCAGACCTCAAGAGCCGACTGGCGCAGAACCCGCAGGATGATGAAGCGGCTTACCAGCTAAGCATTCAGCAGTTGGCGCGCCAGCAGTACGAGGCGGCGCTGGACGGGCTGTTGAAGCTGTTCCAGCGTAATCGTGGGTATGAAAGCGGGTTGCCGCAAAAAGCAATGCTGCAGGTGTTCGAACTGCTGGGCGGCGATCATCCGCTGGTGGGTGTGTACCGTCGCAAGCTGTCGGCGGCCATGTTCTGACCCATTGCGACCCTATCGCCGGCAAGCCGGCTCCCACAGGTACTTTGTGGGAGCCGGCTTGCCGGCGATACGGCCGGTACAGTCAATCTCACCCCACCCAGTGATACACGGGCGCATCCGCTCCACTCTCCACCTTCACTTCACTGCAATGGCGCAACCGCACCAGCAATCGCTTGCCCGCCGCAGTACTTCCAGCCAATCCCTCCAAATGGTCCAACAGTTCCGGCCCATTCATCTGCCCCGCCTGGCGCAACACATCGCGCGCTGCGCCCCACTGCCCGTCATCCTGGCGTGCCACGTTCGCCACGGCCACAGCGGCTGTATCAGCAGTTACCGGCACCTCTGTCTGCCGCCCCAACTGCGCCCATTCTTCAGGCTCCAGCTCAATGG
The Pseudomonas sp. KU43P genome window above contains:
- the trxA gene encoding thioredoxin, with the protein product MSQQTPYIFDATDANFQQLVIENSFHKPVLVDFWAEWCAPCKALMPLLAKIAEGYQGELLLAKINCDVEQQVVAQFGIRSLPTVVLFKDGQPVDGFAGAQPESAIRAMLEPHVQMPAAPAASPLEQAKTLFAESRFAEAEAALQQLLSEDNSNAEALILYARCLAERGELGEAQVVLDAVKTDEHKAALAGAKAQLTFLRQAASLPEVADLKSRLAQNPQDDEAAYQLSIQQLARQQYEAALDGLLKLFQRNRGYESGLPQKAMLQVFELLGGDHPLVGVYRRKLSAAMF